The genomic window GGGGCAGGTGAGCGGCGGGCCAAGAAACTCGATGTCCCATTTGTCGCCGAGCGACTGCAGCGCTTCGGGGTCCGGCTTGCCTTTCGCCATGACTTCGCGCAATTCGCTAAAGAATGCGGTGGCGTCGAGTCCCGGCGTGATCAAAACGAGCATGCGCGACGGTTTGGTATCGATGCTGGTAAAGCGATGTGTGCTGCCGACGCGGGCCACAACCGTATCGCCCACGTTCGCGACGATGCGTTGGCCATCGACTTCGAACAGATAGCGGCCTTGGAGAATATGGAAGACTTCCGTTTCCCGCTGATGCCTGTGCTGCGGCGGGCCGAAGCCGGGTGCGTCGGTGGTTTCGATGAGCGTCGCGCGTGCGTGCGTCGTCGCGGGCGCAATACGCACGTCAATATCGACGCCGATTGAGGGAATGGAAATCAAGCTATCGGGTGCTTTTGTATGAAGCAAATCGCTTTGCATGGCTGTACTCCTCGATGACGTTTGGTGTGTCGTTGATCCTTCATGCGCATCTTGGCGACATTGAATTAGCCGCGAATTAAGGGGGAAAAGCCCGCTTGAATTAAGCTTTTCCATAAACTAAAACCGCCAGGCGGTTAAAATGCGACGCTTGCCCGATATCCGGCCGCATTGCGCGCTATCCCCGCGCCTTAAGAACGCCCCACAAAGGCAATCAAGCATTCCGTTTGCGCACGAGCGTTCGCTCTGCGCGCATCGCTAAGAACACGACACGCCACGACCTTCGAGGATTGCCTTTCATGCTTGCCCGTATCACCCGTCTTTTTCCGCTTTGGGCCGTGCTGGCCTCCATCGCCGCTTATAGTTTTCCTTCGTCCGTGACGGGCATCGCGCCGCACGTGACGACGCTTCTGACCATCATCATGTTGTCGATGGGCGTGACGCTTTCCATCGACGATTTCAAACGCGTGTTCACGCGTCCCGCGCCGGTCATCGCGGGCATCGTTCTGCATTACCTCGTGATGCCGCTTGCCGCATGGGTGATCGCCAAGGCTTTGCGCATGCCGCCCGATCTGACGGCGGGCATGGTGCTGGTGGGCAGCGTCGCGAGCGGCACGGCGTCGAACGTGATGATCTATCTCGCACGCGGCGACGTGGCGCTGTCGGTCACGATCAGCGCGCTGTCGACGCTCGTCGGCGTATTCGCGACG from Caballeronia insecticola includes these protein-coding regions:
- a CDS encoding cupin domain-containing protein encodes the protein MEKLNSSGLFPLNSRLIQCRQDAHEGSTTHQTSSRSTAMQSDLLHTKAPDSLISIPSIGVDIDVRIAPATTHARATLIETTDAPGFGPPQHRHQRETEVFHILQGRYLFEVDGQRIVANVGDTVVARVGSTHRFTSIDTKPSRMLVLITPGLDATAFFSELREVMAKGKPDPEALQSLGDKWDIEFLGPPLTCPAELKDSAR